TCGTACTCCTCCCCCTCCCTCAGGCCCGAAGCCTCCAGGACCCGCTCCAGCACCATCTCGCCCCAGATCCCCCGGGTTTTGCTTTCGCCGCGCAGCGCCCGGGTCAGATTCACCGCCTCTTCGCCGATTTTTTGGTTGATCTCCCTGAGATTCCTGATCTCCGTCAAAAGGGAGGAGAGGCTCTTCGTCTCTTCGGTATGCACCGTCTCCAGACGTCTTTTGAACTCCCCCACCTGCTCCCTGAGAGGCTTGAGCACGGCTTCTACGCCCTCTTTGGAGAGGTCGCCGAACCGTTTGCTGTTCTCCTCCATGATGCCGGAGGCGAGCACTTTGAACTCTTTTCGCATCGCCTCCCGCGCCTCTTTGAGCTCCTCCAGGCGGACGGCGGCCTGCTTGCGCTCCGCCTCCAGCCGCGTCCGCAGTTCGGCCAGCTCCTTTTCCAGGGCCACGTTGCGCTCCCGGGCTCCGTGAAGCTCCGCATCGCTGCGCTCAAGCTCCTTTTCGAGGGTTTTTAATTGCGTGACGCGCTCCTGAAGCGTCGCCACGGTGATGTTCGCCTCCTGCAGCATGCGGTCGAGCCGCTGCGTCTGCTGCCGCGATTCACGCAGCTGGACCATGTCCGACTCCTTCCGCCGCTCCGCCTCCGCGCGGAGCGCCTCCAGCCGCTTCGCGTGTTCGGCCTCTCTTCTGCTTAGAAGAATATAAGCGACAAGGGTCGCCGCCAGCACGCCCGCTGCGGCACCGGCGGCGAAATAGAGCCATATCAGGGGTATCTGCATCGTTCAACCTTTACGAATGGTGGGCGCATGGGATACAAAGGGGAAGAAACCGTCATCTCCGTCTCTCAACGGCTGGAGTAAAAGGGGAATGGAAGGGATGAGGGGGAGCTTACGACGTCTTTTTGGCCACCTCCTTGATCGCCTCCTGGACCGCCCTGCTGATTTTGCGTTTCATGTCTTCGATCTGATCGAGCTGGCGCTCTATGTTTTCCGCTTCCGCCGCCATCTGCGCCTCCAGTTTTCCGATCATCTGCTCCAGTTCCGCGATCCGTTCGTTGAGTTTCATGTTGATCGTCCGCTCGTGCTCGAGTTCCCGCCGCACGTCACCCAGCTGTTTGAGCCGCTCAAGCAGCGACGCCTTTTCCACATACTCCTGGTTCAGCGTGCTCTCAAGCTCTTTGAAGCGCCGTTTGAGGGGCCGAAGCTCCTGTTCGAGCTCCTCGTTCGCCTGAAGCAGCTCGTCGATCTCCACCTGGAACATCGCCTGCTTCCGGTCCGCCTTGCTTCGTGCGAGAATATACCCCGCCACGAACGCGATGATGGCGCCGGCGCTGATTCCCAACAACAAAAAAACAAACTCTTTTCCCATCGTCCGTGCCTTCTACCAAATTGCGCAATGGTATCACAAATTCACTATATCTTTCTTGAAATCGGCATCGGAGGAGGAACGGAAGATGCTTGGGCGATGCCATGAACAAATCGCACGACTACGACAAAATCCTGACCCGGCTGACGACGATTCTGCAGCGGCTCTACAGCGGGGAGACGCTCGGCGTCACGGAACTGGCCGAAGAGTTCAACGTCTCGCCCAAAACGATCCAGCGCGACTTCAACGAACGGCTAATCCGCTTCCCGATCGAAAAGGCGGGCCGACGCTGGAGGATGCAGCCGGGCCATCGGATCGAAAAGGTCCAGGACATTGACAACCTATTGACACTCCAGATACTCGAAACCATCGCCGAAGGGATCGGCAGCGGCTTCGCCGAACGGTCGAAGTCACTGCTCGGACGGCTCAAGAACGACACGGGACCGATCATACGGAGCTACCTTTCCATCGAGGATGTCACCTCCCACACCCTCCTTTTCAAACAGATCGAGGAGGCGATCGTGTCAACCCGCTGTCTGCGTTTTGACTACCACAAAAAACGCCGTCATGTCCACCCCTACCGCATTGTCAATTTCGACGGCTACTGGTATCTGCTGGCGCGCGAGCCGGCCAGCGGCCTGGTCAAGAAGTTCTATATCAAGGAGATCACGAACGCCGACGTCACCACAGAACCTTTCACCCCCGACGCGACGCTC
This genomic interval from Hydrogenimonas urashimensis contains the following:
- the rmuC gene encoding DNA recombination protein RmuC, yielding MQIPLIWLYFAAGAAAGVLAATLVAYILLSRREAEHAKRLEALRAEAERRKESDMVQLRESRQQTQRLDRMLQEANITVATLQERVTQLKTLEKELERSDAELHGARERNVALEKELAELRTRLEAERKQAAVRLEELKEAREAMRKEFKVLASGIMEENSKRFGDLSKEGVEAVLKPLREQVGEFKRRLETVHTEETKSLSSLLTEIRNLREINQKIGEEAVNLTRALRGESKTRGIWGEMVLERVLEASGLREGEEYEREVSLHDAQSRRYRPDVIVHLPDDRDIVIDAKTSLVAYERYVNAETEEEKALYAKRHLAAVKSHIDRLGDKSYTQLEGLNTLDFVFMFMPIEGALTLALQSDPKLYDKAFAKRIVLVSPTTLLVALRAVENTWRHDRQNRNAMEIARRAGLLYDKFVGFAEELQKVGRQLETLQRTYAGAFSRLKEGRGNIVRQIEDLRELGARVSRQMPKELAEEATATERSEDR
- a CDS encoding helix-turn-helix transcriptional regulator, with amino-acid sequence MNKSHDYDKILTRLTTILQRLYSGETLGVTELAEEFNVSPKTIQRDFNERLIRFPIEKAGRRWRMQPGHRIEKVQDIDNLLTLQILETIAEGIGSGFAERSKSLLGRLKNDTGPIIRSYLSIEDVTSHTLLFKQIEEAIVSTRCLRFDYHKKRRHVHPYRIVNFDGYWYLLAREPASGLVKKFYIKEITNADVTTEPFTPDATLHERIAGALNAWFDPNRDPFELHLLAKAPIVKYLKRRPLSPTQCIVAEHAGRDLELTVRATSTQEALGLVKAWLPDLIVLGPPDVREAFENLLQKTLRRQTGHDAV